In Micromonospora sp. WMMD980, the following are encoded in one genomic region:
- the rimM gene encoding ribosome maturation factor RimM (Essential for efficient processing of 16S rRNA): MLLVVGRIGKPHGIRGEVTVEVRTDEPEARFAPGSVLVTEPGVVPTEPGAWRVPPALTVESARWHQGRLLVAFAGVPGRDVAEALRNTLVGVDSADVDAPEDPEEFHDHQLVGLAVVTPGGERLGEVDRIEHAPASDLLVVRRPEGRTALIPFVKAIVPEVDLAGGRVVVDPPSGLLDL; the protein is encoded by the coding sequence ATGCTTCTCGTCGTCGGCCGGATCGGCAAGCCGCACGGCATCCGCGGTGAGGTCACCGTGGAGGTGCGCACCGATGAGCCCGAAGCACGGTTCGCCCCCGGTTCGGTGCTGGTCACCGAACCGGGGGTGGTCCCGACCGAGCCCGGCGCCTGGCGGGTGCCGCCGGCGCTGACCGTGGAGTCGGCGCGTTGGCACCAGGGCCGGCTGCTGGTCGCGTTCGCCGGCGTGCCGGGTCGCGACGTCGCCGAGGCGCTGCGCAACACGCTCGTCGGCGTGGACAGCGCCGACGTCGACGCGCCCGAGGACCCGGAGGAGTTCCACGACCACCAGTTGGTCGGGCTCGCCGTGGTCACCCCCGGCGGGGAGCGGCTGGGCGAGGTGGATCGCATCGAGCACGCTCCCGCCTCCGACCTGCTGGTGGTACGGCGTCCCGAGGGGCGCACCGCGCTCATCCCGTTCGTCAAGGCGATCGTGCCCGAGGTGGATCTCGCCGGCGGTCGCGTCGTCGTCGACCCGCCCAGCGGTTTGCTCGACCTCTAG
- the rpsP gene encoding 30S ribosomal protein S16, translating into MAVKIRLLRMGKIRNPQYRIVIADSRTKRDGRAIEFVGVYQPKEDPSVIEVKSERVQYWLSVGAQPSEAVQRLLELTGDWQKFKGLPAPPPLKVAPERADRKAAYEAEAKAAAGVADTPAKPAKKAAKAEAPKAEAEAPKAEEPKAEAQTGAESGEQA; encoded by the coding sequence GTGGCCGTAAAGATCCGGCTCCTGCGGATGGGCAAGATCCGCAACCCGCAGTACCGCATCGTCATCGCCGACTCGCGCACCAAGCGTGACGGTCGCGCGATCGAGTTCGTCGGTGTGTACCAGCCGAAGGAAGACCCTTCGGTGATCGAGGTCAAGTCGGAGCGGGTCCAGTACTGGCTGTCCGTCGGCGCGCAGCCGAGCGAGGCCGTGCAGCGTCTGCTCGAGTTGACCGGTGACTGGCAGAAGTTCAAGGGCCTCCCCGCCCCGCCGCCGCTGAAGGTCGCCCCGGAGCGGGCCGACCGCAAGGCGGCCTACGAGGCCGAGGCGAAGGCCGCCGCGGGCGTGGCGGACACTCCCGCCAAGCCGGCCAAGAAGGCCGCCAAGGCGGAGGCCCCGAAGGCCGAGGCCGAGGCGCCGAAGGCGGAGGAGCCCAAGGCCGAGGCGCAGACCGGCGCCGAGTCCGGTGAGCAGGCCTGA
- a CDS encoding RNA-binding protein → MALRPALEHLVKGIVDHPDDVRVRMVDSRRGKRLEVRVHPEDLGTVIGRSGRTAKALRQVIGSIGGRGVRVDIVDSY, encoded by the coding sequence ATGGCGCTGCGTCCCGCCCTGGAGCACCTGGTCAAGGGAATCGTCGACCACCCGGACGACGTCCGGGTGCGGATGGTCGATTCCCGCCGGGGCAAGCGGCTCGAGGTCCGCGTGCACCCGGAGGACCTCGGCACGGTGATCGGGCGGTCCGGCCGGACCGCCAAGGCGCTGCGCCAGGTGATCGGCTCCATCGGCGGACGTGGGGTACGCGTCGACATCGTCGACTCGTACTGA
- a CDS encoding DUF402 domain-containing protein has protein sequence MTFEPGRLVLHRNVRHGRIGWVRSARVVCDDERGLLLWVARNAPVGHEVNAAGLGMRAVPFAEWITSSYAVRRGTWNGPPVLKFLPTGAAHSVWWFSDEEGRFQNWYVNLEEPGVRWDDGAVAGVDIVDQDLDVVVHPDLTWEWKDEDEFAERLAFPEHYWVTDSRAVRAEGERVIRLAEAGAFPFDGTWRDFTPPPEWDVPDELPQGWDRPPVR, from the coding sequence CATCGGGTGGGTCCGGTCGGCCCGTGTGGTCTGCGACGACGAGCGCGGGCTGCTGCTCTGGGTGGCCCGGAACGCGCCGGTGGGACACGAGGTGAACGCCGCCGGGCTCGGCATGCGGGCGGTGCCGTTCGCCGAGTGGATCACCTCGTCGTACGCGGTGAGGCGCGGCACCTGGAACGGGCCGCCGGTGCTGAAGTTCCTCCCCACCGGCGCCGCCCACTCCGTGTGGTGGTTCTCCGACGAGGAGGGCCGGTTCCAGAACTGGTACGTGAACCTGGAGGAGCCCGGCGTCCGGTGGGACGACGGCGCGGTGGCCGGGGTCGACATCGTCGACCAGGATCTCGACGTGGTGGTCCACCCGGACCTGACCTGGGAGTGGAAGGACGAGGACGAGTTCGCCGAGCGGCTCGCCTTCCCGGAGCACTACTGGGTGACCGACTCCAGGGCGGTACGCGCCGAGGGGGAGCGGGTGATCCGGCTCGCCGAGGCGGGCGCGTTCCCGTTCGACGGGACGTGGCGGGACTTCACCCCGCCGCCGGAATGGGATGTACCGGACGAATTGCCGCAGGGGTGGGACCGGCCACCGGTCCGGTGA